One segment of Neobacillus endophyticus DNA contains the following:
- a CDS encoding VOC family protein: MKLLQIRILVKDFKKSAIFYRDLLGFPVSWYEENLEYALFNNGETKIELVSRKSMAELVGDGSKPLEAESQSSFLLQFEVEDVDKAYNRFREKEIEFINEPHDRKEWGARVAHFRDPDGNLIEIYKML; this comes from the coding sequence ATGAAGTTGCTGCAAATAAGAATTTTGGTCAAAGATTTTAAAAAAAGCGCAATATTTTACAGGGATTTATTAGGGTTTCCAGTTAGCTGGTACGAGGAAAATTTGGAATATGCACTTTTCAATAATGGGGAGACGAAAATTGAGCTTGTATCACGAAAATCGATGGCCGAATTGGTTGGCGATGGAAGTAAGCCATTAGAAGCTGAGTCCCAATCAAGTTTCTTACTTCAATTTGAAGTTGAAGATGTCGATAAGGCTTATAACCGTTTCAGAGAAAAAGAAATTGAATTTATAAATGAACCGCACGACCGTAAGGAATGGGGAGCGCGTGTTGCCCATTTTCGCGATCCTGATGGCAACTTAATTGAAATATATAAAATGCTGTAA
- a CDS encoding TIGR00266 family protein, producing MEYQIKGSTMQSLLLKLEQGDSIYSEAGSLLSMSPTIELETNFTGGIGGVFKRVVTGNSAVLNHFKAFHGDGHVSFSTRMPGHILPLQMERYNSVHVQRHSFLCAEESVSLNVVGNMGLTGFFGGNGLIYNKLNGSGFAFISVDGEVNEHYLEAGETILVHPGHLAAYDSRVSFELQRLKGFKNMFLGGDGIFLVKLTGPGTIWLHTLSLHGVAEVLMPYMTSR from the coding sequence ATGGAATATCAAATTAAAGGAAGCACAATGCAATCTTTACTTCTTAAGCTAGAGCAAGGTGACTCAATTTACAGTGAGGCTGGTTCCCTTCTTTCAATGTCACCAACAATTGAACTCGAAACTAATTTCACCGGCGGTATTGGTGGTGTTTTCAAACGGGTCGTAACTGGAAACTCTGCTGTGTTAAACCATTTCAAAGCGTTTCACGGGGATGGACATGTTTCATTTAGCACTCGAATGCCAGGTCACATCTTACCGTTACAAATGGAGCGTTACAATTCAGTACATGTTCAACGGCACAGCTTTTTATGTGCAGAAGAATCGGTATCCCTCAATGTCGTTGGTAATATGGGATTAACAGGTTTTTTCGGTGGAAATGGGCTGATTTATAACAAGTTGAACGGAAGTGGTTTTGCATTCATTTCGGTAGATGGAGAAGTTAATGAACATTATTTAGAAGCAGGCGAAACAATTTTGGTACATCCAGGACATCTCGCTGCATATGATTCGCGAGTATCTTTTGAGCTACAAAGACTCAAAGGATTCAAAAATATGTTTCTCGGTGGAGATGGTATATTTTTAGTTAAACTCACTGGACCAGGAACCATTTGGTTACATACATTAAGTTTGCATGGCGTTGCAGAGGTCTTGATGCCCTATATGACATCTCGTTAG
- a CDS encoding CBO0543 family protein encodes MYKGLNLINQGYETRFKIWQEEVLFSWRWWFGMCLSILSWIIWFLIRRGNSSDRLFYSGLFIMFVSVSFDAIGMQLKAWHYIYPMFPVLPAYLPFDLCIMPVSIMILIQVKPQIKPTYKGVIFAFFASFVGEPFFHLLDIYDPIYWKHYYSFPIYFVIYLVADKLTKRNDFTLLS; translated from the coding sequence ATGTATAAAGGACTGAATTTAATAAATCAAGGTTATGAAACAAGGTTTAAAATATGGCAAGAAGAGGTACTGTTTTCTTGGCGTTGGTGGTTTGGAATGTGTTTATCGATATTAAGTTGGATCATTTGGTTCTTAATAAGAAGAGGAAATAGTTCTGACCGACTTTTTTATTCAGGTTTATTTATTATGTTTGTTTCAGTTAGCTTTGACGCAATCGGCATGCAGTTAAAAGCGTGGCATTATATATATCCGATGTTTCCAGTTCTCCCTGCTTATTTACCATTTGATCTCTGCATAATGCCTGTTTCGATCATGATTTTAATTCAAGTAAAACCACAAATAAAACCTACCTATAAGGGTGTAATTTTTGCTTTTTTTGCATCATTTGTAGGAGAACCTTTTTTTCATTTATTGGATATATATGACCCGATTTATTGGAAACATTACTACTCTTTTCCGATTTATTTTGTCATTTATTTAGTAGCTGACAAGCTAACCAAAAGGAATGATTTTACACTTCTAAGTTAA
- a CDS encoding COG4705 family protein — translation MAKNTAKIETTNIDMSANQNNLKILLSKVPEVTIFFWIIKVLCTTVGETFADFLNFNLGFGLTNTTIMMGVAFVIVLFFQFKVSKYVPGIYWVTVVLISVFGTLVTDNLTDGMGVPLELSTAVFSVLLGLTFLFWYLSEKTLSIHSIFTVKREVFYWLTILFTFALGTAIGDLYSEQLGFGYLKTGITVIIIIACIFLAWKMKLDGVLAFWIAYILTRPLGASLGDYLSQPKVNGGLGLGTTLTSVIFLVAILAIIVFLAVSKIDINAKSKTTEKYQANGNKKYVLAQTIVVLCIFLVAGVGGYIWRSETIASETNSSQATLGGQLTDFIKLENNMLKDVNSHNFTTAKKSADDLEHQWDASEAKLRKIDGTTWTKIDGTIDIVLSAVRSSNPDANKAKSALNNSLSILNEANKSSSNTASQNTLSGQLTDFIKIEKDMQTNVNSNNFASAKNGADNLEHQWDTSEAKLRKIDGTTWTKIDGTIDVVLAAVRSSTPDASKCENALNHSLSVLNEANK, via the coding sequence TTGGCGAAAAATACTGCCAAAATTGAAACAACTAATATTGATATGTCTGCGAATCAAAATAATTTGAAAATTTTACTTAGTAAGGTACCAGAGGTTACTATTTTCTTCTGGATCATCAAAGTTTTATGTACAACTGTTGGTGAAACATTTGCCGATTTCCTTAATTTTAACCTCGGATTTGGTTTGACGAACACTACCATCATGATGGGTGTAGCGTTTGTAATCGTTTTGTTTTTTCAATTCAAAGTATCTAAATATGTTCCAGGTATTTATTGGGTAACGGTTGTTCTTATAAGCGTATTTGGTACATTGGTAACCGATAACTTAACAGATGGCATGGGAGTTCCTTTGGAGCTTAGCACAGCAGTTTTTTCGGTGCTGTTAGGATTGACTTTTCTTTTTTGGTATCTTAGTGAAAAAACACTCTCGATCCACTCGATTTTTACAGTAAAAAGAGAAGTTTTCTATTGGCTTACCATTCTTTTCACCTTTGCACTTGGTACGGCCATCGGTGATTTATATTCTGAACAACTCGGGTTTGGCTATCTTAAAACAGGAATAACAGTGATTATTATCATCGCTTGTATATTCTTGGCATGGAAAATGAAATTGGATGGAGTATTAGCGTTTTGGATTGCGTATATTTTGACACGTCCACTCGGAGCATCATTAGGGGATTATTTATCTCAACCAAAAGTAAATGGCGGTCTAGGTTTGGGGACAACACTCACTAGTGTTATTTTCCTTGTAGCTATTCTAGCGATTATCGTTTTCCTTGCTGTTTCAAAAATTGATATAAATGCCAAAAGCAAAACAACAGAGAAATACCAAGCAAATGGAAACAAGAAATATGTTTTGGCGCAAACTATTGTGGTACTTTGTATTTTCTTAGTAGCAGGTGTTGGCGGCTATATTTGGCGCAGTGAAACAATCGCATCGGAAACCAATTCTTCACAAGCTACATTAGGCGGACAATTAACAGATTTTATTAAACTTGAGAATAATATGCTAAAAGATGTAAATTCCCATAACTTCACTACAGCGAAAAAAAGCGCGGATGATTTGGAACATCAATGGGATGCATCTGAAGCTAAACTCAGGAAAATCGATGGCACAACTTGGACAAAAATTGATGGAACAATTGACATTGTATTATCAGCCGTTCGTTCATCAAACCCTGATGCAAACAAAGCTAAATCTGCACTTAACAATTCGCTCAGTATCCTAAACGAAGCGAATAAATCATCATCAAATACTGCTTCACAAAATACATTATCGGGACAATTGACAGATTTTATTAAAATAGAAAAAGACATGCAAACCAATGTTAATTCAAACAACTTTGCTTCGGCGAAAAACGGTGCGGACAATTTGGAACATCAATGGGACACATCGGAAGCTAAACTCAGGAAAATTGATGGCACCACATGGACGAAAATTGATGGAACGATCGACGTTGTATTAGCAGCTGTTCGTTCATCAACCCCAGATGCCAGCAAGTGCGAAAACGCACTTAACCATTCACTCAGTGTCCTAAACGAGGCAAATAAATAA
- a CDS encoding MGDG synthase family glycosyltransferase, with translation MNKKILLISSEHTGHGHKSIAESLQEKVDINKQVEIHVVDGFALGGSALLNIGKSYGPITRYSAQLWNAIWHVSAMNSYVIDKGVEYLIKDDFLELLDEVKPDVILSIHPNFNGSIINILRKERIQIPFGTLIADLVNIYPLWCDPRADFILSPTKEAKGKCLEYGVPKERIHVVGFPVRERFLRNQRKPFEIKSELTFLMMSGGEGVGDMNAIAENLLNHFDCKVTIIAGRNETLKAELESSLKPRFDKRVDILGFTKNIQDLMLAADIGIMRGSPNTMFEAVATNLPIIITGALPGQEKDNPLFAEKHLLGVYCQDNENLKSIIDQLLENDGAKLKEIMESQRKFINPHASQDILDYVTSAEKAKFKSRKRRRTPLVLATRKSFKKFIRRKPLKKLIRKVG, from the coding sequence GTGAATAAAAAAATCCTACTAATTTCTTCAGAACACACTGGACATGGGCATAAAAGCATTGCTGAATCATTGCAAGAAAAAGTTGATATAAACAAGCAAGTGGAAATACATGTTGTTGATGGCTTCGCATTGGGAGGATCAGCATTATTAAATATTGGTAAATCCTATGGCCCAATTACAAGATATTCAGCCCAACTATGGAATGCAATATGGCATGTTTCTGCAATGAATTCTTATGTAATAGACAAAGGTGTAGAATACCTAATCAAAGACGATTTTCTGGAATTGTTGGATGAAGTAAAACCAGATGTCATCTTATCGATTCATCCTAACTTTAACGGTTCGATCATTAACATTTTAAGAAAAGAAAGAATTCAAATTCCTTTTGGCACTCTTATTGCGGATTTGGTTAATATTTATCCATTATGGTGCGATCCTAGAGCTGACTTTATTTTAAGTCCGACAAAGGAAGCGAAGGGAAAATGCTTAGAATATGGCGTTCCTAAAGAAAGAATTCATGTCGTGGGATTCCCTGTTAGAGAGCGATTCCTAAGGAATCAAAGAAAACCATTTGAAATAAAGTCTGAACTTACCTTTTTAATGATGAGTGGCGGCGAAGGTGTTGGGGATATGAATGCAATTGCGGAAAACCTGCTCAATCACTTTGATTGCAAAGTCACTATCATTGCGGGAAGAAATGAAACATTAAAAGCAGAGTTAGAAAGCTCCCTGAAACCTCGTTTTGATAAACGTGTGGACATATTGGGGTTTACCAAAAACATTCAGGATCTTATGCTTGCTGCCGATATTGGCATCATGAGAGGAAGCCCTAATACCATGTTCGAAGCAGTGGCAACAAATTTACCAATCATTATTACAGGAGCACTGCCAGGACAAGAAAAAGACAATCCATTATTTGCAGAAAAACATCTTTTAGGTGTTTATTGTCAGGATAATGAAAATCTTAAATCGATTATTGATCAGTTATTGGAAAATGATGGAGCAAAATTGAAAGAGATTATGGAATCCCAAAGAAAGTTTATCAATCCCCATGCTTCACAAGATATTTTGGATTACGTAACTTCGGCGGAAAAAGCAAAGTTTAAATCAAGGAAGAGAAGAAGAACTCCTCTTGTTCTTGCTACAAGAAAATCTTTTAAAAAGTTTATCCGGAGAAAGCCTTTAAAAAAATTAATACGTAAAGTCGGATAA
- a CDS encoding VOC family protein, protein MRRVWSENLPITQFRVARPTNQLQKVVEFYRDGVGLKVIGSFEGHNGYDGVMLGLPDASYHLEFTQHVEGSPCPAPTKDNLLVFYFPDKDARDKIVQRLNQMGYKEVEPDNPYWKNAGVTIEDPDGWRIVLQNSYTLNYDKEIHP, encoded by the coding sequence ATGAGGAGAGTTTGGTCAGAAAACTTGCCTATTACTCAATTTCGAGTTGCAAGACCTACCAATCAATTACAAAAAGTAGTAGAGTTTTATCGTGATGGTGTAGGCTTAAAGGTAATTGGATCATTTGAAGGACACAATGGGTATGACGGTGTCATGCTAGGTTTACCTGATGCGAGTTACCATTTGGAGTTTACCCAGCATGTGGAGGGCAGTCCATGCCCGGCACCTACAAAAGATAATTTGTTAGTGTTTTATTTTCCTGATAAAGATGCTAGGGATAAAATTGTACAAAGATTGAATCAAATGGGATATAAAGAAGTTGAACCAGATAATCCATATTGGAAAAATGCTGGTGTAACCATCGAGGATCCAGATGGGTGGAGAATTGTCCTGCAAAATTCTTATACCTTAAATTACGACAAAGAAATACATCCATAA
- a CDS encoding DoxX family protein encodes MFNKFLRENKFAAYILTVIRLYVGYEFLMAGFEKISGGKFTVAGFLAGAVAKPVVGPTGSVVYPTYVAFLKHFALPNAPLFNVLVPYGEFLVGLGLILGCLTTAAAFFGLVMNFSYVFAGTVSTNPFDILLGVIVLTAGLNAGRIGLDYWVIPFIRKFAAKENHRAHAVKHSA; translated from the coding sequence ATGTTTAATAAATTTTTAAGAGAAAATAAATTCGCTGCTTACATCCTTACGGTCATTCGTCTTTATGTTGGCTATGAATTTTTGATGGCGGGCTTCGAAAAAATTTCTGGCGGTAAATTTACTGTCGCTGGCTTCTTAGCTGGTGCGGTTGCCAAACCTGTTGTCGGACCGACCGGAAGTGTCGTTTATCCAACTTACGTCGCTTTCTTGAAACACTTTGCCTTGCCAAACGCTCCACTATTCAACGTATTGGTTCCATATGGTGAATTCTTGGTCGGCCTGGGCTTGATCCTTGGATGCCTAACAACAGCAGCTGCATTCTTCGGGCTTGTCATGAACTTCTCTTACGTGTTTGCTGGAACAGTATCTACTAACCCATTCGACATTCTTTTAGGTGTCATTGTTCTTACTGCCGGATTGAATGCCGGACGTATTGGCTTGGATTATTGGGTAATCCCATTCATCCGAAAATTTGCAGCCAAAGAAAATCATAGAGCACATGCTGTTAAACACAGCGCTTAA
- a CDS encoding MFS transporter, whose translation MGIFKNKSFRKLFLASFASQLGTTLGNVAFAFYLLDRFSKQPYLASLAELMYSLPTLFVFFLIGVFADRMDRKKIAVNLDWIRAGLTLLLFMSLTINQLWLIFVILFVRSALSKFFAPAETSILQGILDQEQYAQASGFNQTVMGLFMLFGMGLGALSYHFIGFKGTVIIDGISFIVSALFIQSCDIPLEVRLPNGKSNWREMRLATVLTDFKQGLVYILNNKLLTSIISGFLVFGLINGAFTVLPLFTMKYKLAPNDYAQFTSLFSIFLGVGFIIGSVVGSALIKRFSLHGLIIIGVILSGAGTFVLGMLNQIWMYLILVLIMGIIISPVNIAINSWMAKLVDPKYMGRVSGWGDPLMMLAHSVSLGIIAVIFPAFVTVDSLYYAVGGLLILVGTYYLLILPKLVRNQSIVSQITLASAKQE comes from the coding sequence GTGGGGATATTTAAGAATAAATCTTTTAGAAAACTATTTCTTGCTTCATTTGCATCTCAATTAGGGACTACATTAGGCAATGTTGCTTTTGCCTTTTATTTGTTAGACCGCTTCAGTAAACAACCATATTTGGCCAGTTTAGCGGAATTGATGTATTCATTGCCCACTCTATTTGTATTCTTTCTTATTGGTGTGTTCGCGGACCGAATGGACAGGAAGAAAATTGCAGTTAACTTAGATTGGATTCGGGCTGGTTTAACCCTTTTATTATTTATGTCACTAACTATTAATCAACTTTGGTTGATATTTGTCATCTTGTTTGTTCGCAGTGCTCTCTCAAAATTCTTTGCTCCTGCTGAAACGAGTATTTTACAGGGGATATTAGATCAGGAGCAGTACGCACAAGCATCAGGTTTTAATCAAACAGTTATGGGCTTATTCATGTTATTCGGGATGGGTCTTGGTGCTCTCTCTTATCATTTTATTGGTTTTAAAGGTACCGTTATCATAGATGGAATAAGCTTTATTGTCTCTGCACTTTTTATTCAAAGCTGCGATATTCCTCTAGAGGTACGTCTACCAAATGGCAAATCAAACTGGAGAGAAATGCGACTGGCAACAGTGTTGACTGATTTTAAACAAGGATTAGTATATATTCTAAACAATAAACTGTTAACCTCTATTATTTCAGGATTTTTAGTGTTTGGGCTTATTAATGGAGCATTTACGGTCCTGCCTCTTTTTACGATGAAGTATAAACTGGCTCCAAACGATTATGCTCAGTTTACATCTCTGTTTTCCATATTTTTGGGGGTAGGATTTATAATTGGAAGTGTTGTTGGAAGTGCATTAATCAAACGATTTTCCCTTCATGGATTGATCATAATAGGAGTGATTCTCAGTGGGGCGGGAACATTTGTTTTAGGTATGTTAAATCAAATATGGATGTATTTGATCCTTGTACTAATAATGGGAATCATTATTTCTCCCGTTAACATCGCCATAAACAGTTGGATGGCGAAATTAGTGGATCCAAAATACATGGGAAGGGTTTCAGGCTGGGGGGACCCACTTATGATGTTGGCTCACTCTGTCTCACTTGGCATCATAGCCGTCATATTTCCTGCTTTTGTAACCGTAGATTCATTGTATTATGCCGTTGGAGGCTTATTGATTCTTGTAGGCACCTATTATTTACTCATTTTACCAAAGTTGGTGAGGAATCAATCGATTGTGAGTCAAATAACTCTTGCTTCAGCTAAACAAGAATAG